The Thermoplasmata archaeon genome window below encodes:
- a CDS encoding saccharopine dehydrogenase C-terminal domain-containing protein has protein sequence MTRAVVLGGGGLTGQCTVRDLAHSVEFDSVLAADLDPALAERARRRAGGNRVEAAQIDVRDRAALIRLLEGASVCVNAVQYAFNLEVMAACRAARIPYLDFGGLFHMTRRQLELDESYRSEHLLAVPGLGQVPGVSNVLAMEATRDLDRVDSIIIRDGWIDLTHNGPEVLFTWSPSTFLDEMILPAVIYENGAYRDYPPMSGAEVYAFAPPVGAVKVYRTLHSEPATLPESLRDKGLRHCEWKEGGPGIDLLRIMALLGLASDAPLVVGGQSVRPREFLLALLRREKLLGVPEGVTVEDAEVCDLEIHGSTGGVAVERHAVARFPARPDWGLTATEYAVGVAGAIGAEFIVRGDIQGWGVLPPERCVPGSSFRTALERRGIESAITPPEAPLGPYGRPAPR, from the coding sequence ATGACCCGCGCCGTCGTCCTGGGAGGCGGCGGGCTCACCGGGCAATGCACCGTGCGGGACCTCGCCCATTCCGTCGAGTTCGACTCGGTCCTTGCGGCCGACCTCGATCCGGCTCTCGCCGAACGAGCGCGCAGGAGGGCGGGTGGGAACCGAGTCGAGGCGGCGCAGATCGATGTTCGCGACCGAGCGGCGCTGATCCGACTCCTGGAGGGAGCTTCGGTCTGTGTCAACGCCGTCCAGTATGCCTTCAACCTCGAGGTGATGGCCGCCTGCCGGGCCGCTCGCATCCCGTACCTCGATTTCGGGGGACTCTTCCACATGACGCGGCGCCAGCTCGAGCTGGACGAATCGTACCGCAGCGAGCATCTCCTCGCCGTTCCCGGTCTCGGGCAGGTCCCGGGAGTCTCCAATGTCCTCGCCATGGAAGCCACTCGAGATCTCGATCGAGTGGACTCCATTATCATCCGCGATGGCTGGATCGATCTGACCCACAACGGGCCCGAAGTTCTATTCACTTGGTCGCCGAGCACCTTCCTTGACGAGATGATCCTCCCTGCGGTGATCTACGAGAACGGAGCGTACCGGGACTATCCGCCCATGAGCGGGGCTGAGGTGTACGCCTTCGCACCCCCCGTGGGGGCCGTGAAAGTCTATCGGACGCTGCACTCGGAGCCCGCGACACTTCCCGAGAGCCTCCGGGACAAGGGACTCCGGCACTGCGAATGGAAGGAGGGAGGGCCGGGGATCGATCTCCTGCGGATCATGGCGCTGCTCGGGCTCGCCTCGGATGCCCCGTTGGTGGTCGGAGGACAATCGGTGCGGCCGCGGGAGTTCCTCCTGGCGCTTCTGCGTCGAGAGAAGCTCCTCGGTGTTCCCGAAGGCGTGACCGTCGAGGACGCGGAGGTCTGCGACCTCGAGATCCATGGCTCGACCGGCGGGGTGGCAGTGGAACGTCACGCCGTTGCGCGATTCCCGGCCCGACCCGATTGGGGTCTCACGGCCACCGAGTACGCCGTGGGAGTCGCCGGGGCCATCGGTGCGGAGTTCATCGTTCGAGGCGATATCCAGGGATGGGGAGTCCTTCCTCCGGAGCGGTGCGTGCCGGGGTCGTCGTTCCGAACGGCTCTCGAGCGCCGTGGGATCGAGTCGGCGATAACGCCACCGGAGGCGCCGCTCGGCCCCTACGGCCGACCCGCGCCCCGGTGA
- a CDS encoding aspartate aminotransferase family protein → MDPRGEAAYDEYRRRTPRSAALWEQARKWTPLGVHSNYRFADPYPFYVRRAQGVTLWDADGNAYLDFNMAFGSLQSGHAHPQVVEAMRRQIDAGTIYGYEWERTPEVTERICRRFGMAQARFSTTGLEATHHAIRFARAFTHRPYVLKFEGCYHGSHDTLLVGVKPRPEVAGPSDRPRSAAASPGLLPETTERTLVAPFNDLDATRAIVREHAHDLAAIITEPIPMNMGFVLPEPGFLPGVRELCDEVGALLIFDEIKTGAKYPHGGAARLGVRPDLMTLGKSIACGVPLSVVAARTGILDEVGPRKVAHAGTYNSNPLAMAVCLASLDHILTDEALAQSARLNDRLARGYLEVLHDAHVTAHVSHDGPSGTVYFSDHPVRNWRDFLTVDGDRSMRYYYLCLNRGLIPSGTGPDEQWTLSVQHTEKDVDRHLEIFADAAPQLAGSLEVGEIEESV, encoded by the coding sequence ATGGATCCTAGAGGGGAAGCCGCATACGACGAGTATCGTCGCCGGACTCCTCGATCCGCCGCGCTCTGGGAACAGGCGCGGAAATGGACCCCGCTGGGCGTCCACTCGAACTACCGGTTCGCGGACCCGTACCCCTTCTACGTTCGTCGGGCCCAGGGGGTCACACTCTGGGATGCCGATGGCAATGCCTACCTCGATTTCAACATGGCATTCGGGTCCTTGCAGAGCGGCCACGCCCATCCCCAAGTGGTCGAGGCGATGCGGCGGCAGATCGACGCCGGAACCATCTACGGCTACGAGTGGGAGAGGACTCCCGAGGTCACGGAACGGATCTGCCGCCGCTTTGGCATGGCTCAGGCCCGGTTCAGCACGACCGGACTCGAGGCCACCCACCACGCGATCCGCTTCGCCCGCGCCTTCACGCACCGGCCGTACGTCCTCAAGTTCGAGGGATGCTACCACGGTTCCCACGACACGCTCCTGGTCGGCGTGAAACCACGTCCGGAGGTGGCCGGCCCATCGGACCGCCCGCGGTCGGCCGCGGCCTCCCCTGGCCTCCTTCCCGAGACCACGGAGCGAACCCTCGTAGCCCCGTTCAACGACCTCGACGCGACCCGCGCGATCGTCCGGGAACACGCCCACGACCTCGCGGCAATCATCACCGAGCCGATCCCGATGAACATGGGATTCGTTCTACCCGAACCCGGGTTCCTGCCCGGGGTCCGCGAGCTCTGCGACGAGGTGGGGGCGCTGCTCATCTTTGACGAGATCAAGACCGGGGCCAAGTATCCGCATGGCGGGGCGGCCCGGCTCGGCGTCCGCCCCGATCTGATGACGCTCGGGAAATCGATCGCGTGCGGCGTTCCCCTTTCGGTCGTGGCCGCCCGCACGGGGATCCTCGACGAGGTCGGACCCCGCAAGGTGGCGCACGCGGGCACCTACAACTCCAACCCGCTCGCGATGGCGGTCTGCCTCGCGTCGCTCGACCACATCCTAACGGACGAAGCTCTCGCCCAGAGCGCCCGGCTCAACGACCGTCTCGCACGGGGGTACCTCGAGGTGCTCCACGACGCTCACGTCACCGCTCACGTCTCGCACGACGGCCCTTCGGGGACCGTCTACTTCTCCGACCACCCCGTGCGGAACTGGCGCGACTTCCTGACCGTGGACGGGGACCGGTCGATGCGCTACTACTACCTGTGCCTGAACCGGGGGCTCATCCCTTCGGGGACCGGCCCGGACGAACAATGGACGCTCTCGGTCCAGCACACCGAGAAGGACGTCGACCGCCACTTGGAGATATTCGCGGACGCCGCTCCTCAACTTGCCGGTAGCCTAGAAGTGGGCGAGATCGAAGAGTCGGTGTAG
- a CDS encoding enoyl-CoA hydratase/isomerase family protein, protein MTDPSSDGPIRYERQGPIAVVMIDHPPVNVLGREVLDALVRRLDEAEADPEVRAVVLASASDRAFAAGANIREMAPMGPTEAHDHGERGQGTTRRIERLPLPVIAAVNGVCLGGGCEIALACDFIIASDDASFGQPEINLGVMPGWGGTRRLPRRIGLAAARRWIMTGRSVSAKEAHALGLVDQVVPRADLLSTALALAGELAEKPPVALAAAKFALLRSIDPGIEEGLAYELDLWAHLFGTPDQKAGMQAFLAKQPFRTGARLDWATISKGFPWSEGASQRPGAGGKRKN, encoded by the coding sequence GTGACGGACCCATCGTCCGACGGGCCCATTCGCTACGAACGCCAGGGCCCGATCGCCGTAGTGATGATCGACCACCCTCCCGTCAACGTGCTCGGCCGCGAGGTGCTCGACGCCCTCGTCCGCCGGTTGGACGAAGCGGAAGCCGACCCCGAGGTCCGTGCGGTGGTGCTCGCCAGCGCGTCCGATCGGGCATTTGCGGCCGGCGCGAACATCCGCGAGATGGCTCCGATGGGTCCGACTGAGGCGCACGACCATGGCGAGCGCGGGCAGGGAACCACCCGACGGATCGAGCGGCTCCCGCTTCCGGTGATCGCCGCCGTGAACGGGGTATGTCTCGGTGGGGGTTGCGAGATCGCGCTCGCCTGCGATTTCATCATCGCGAGCGACGATGCCTCCTTCGGGCAGCCGGAGATCAACCTCGGGGTAATGCCCGGGTGGGGCGGGACCCGGCGTCTCCCCCGCCGCATCGGTCTCGCGGCGGCCCGACGGTGGATCATGACGGGCCGATCGGTCTCCGCGAAGGAAGCCCACGCGCTGGGGCTGGTCGACCAGGTCGTACCTCGTGCGGACCTCCTCTCCACGGCCCTCGCGCTCGCGGGGGAACTCGCGGAAAAGCCCCCGGTCGCGCTCGCCGCGGCGAAATTCGCCCTCCTTCGCTCGATCGACCCGGGAATCGAGGAGGGTCTCGCCTACGAGCTCGATCTTTGGGCCCACCTCTTCGGGACCCCCGACCAGAAGGCCGGCATGCAGGCCTTCCTAGCGAAGCAACCGTTCCGGACCGGGGCCCGCCTGGATTGGGCGACGATCTCGAAGGGATTCCCATGGAGCGAAGGGGCCTCGCAAAGACCCGGGGCAGGCGGAAAGCGGAAGAACTGA
- a CDS encoding thioredoxin family protein, which translates to MAELSEFKLHPGDVAPAFALRGTDGRVHRIDEFAKDRLLLVVWWCNHCPYVRAWEGRMVEIGEKYGPRGVGIVLINANDAVAYPDDRMEMMARRAQEHAYPFPYLRDESQEIAHAYGALVTPHAMLFDRERRLIFQGRIDDNHEHPEAVHHPYLEAALDAALAGKPVAPAELPVLGCSVKWRA; encoded by the coding sequence GTGGCCGAGCTTTCCGAGTTCAAGCTCCATCCCGGCGACGTCGCCCCGGCATTCGCACTCCGCGGAACGGACGGGCGGGTGCATCGGATCGATGAGTTCGCGAAGGACCGGCTCTTGCTCGTGGTCTGGTGGTGCAACCATTGTCCGTACGTCCGGGCCTGGGAGGGTCGGATGGTCGAGATCGGAGAGAAGTACGGCCCCCGCGGCGTCGGGATCGTCCTGATCAATGCGAACGACGCGGTCGCGTACCCCGACGACCGAATGGAGATGATGGCGCGCCGGGCCCAGGAGCATGCCTACCCGTTCCCGTACCTGCGGGACGAGTCCCAGGAGATCGCCCACGCCTACGGCGCGCTCGTGACCCCGCACGCCATGCTCTTCGACCGCGAGCGCCGCCTCATCTTCCAGGGCCGCATCGACGACAATCACGAACATCCCGAAGCGGTCCACCACCCGTACCTGGAGGCGGCGCTGGACGCCGCCCTTGCCGGCAAGCCCGTGGCACCCGCGGAGCTACCGGTGCTGGGTTGCTCGGTGAAGTGGCGTGCGTGA
- a CDS encoding amidohydrolase, translating to MSDGAKTGPVVLTGALLVTQDARRRVVRGDLRIEGGRFTHVGPDALRTGAEVVDATAFAAVPGFVNTHGHVAMSLLRGIADERDLSGFLETLFAVDARRVEKDVEVGAAAGIAEMLLGGTTSFLDLYYHEDAVARAVDRLGIRGFLGWAVLDPELTTQKGRPLDNARAFIGRWKDHPRVTPLAAPQGVYVCSKETWLGARALAEETRTLCHFHLSETRREVHEHEAKTGKRPVMWLDEIGFLGPRMIGAHGVWLTRREIEILGTRGVGVAHCPSSNLKLAVGGVCPVVELQGAGVRVGIGTDSVASNNSLSMLREMHVAGLLQKHHRWDPGALPAQTLLDMATIEGAHLLGRSQDLGSLEVGKRADFSLFRLDHPTLVPARPEAIVSHLAYSAEEGAIDSVYVDGECVVRGRTLTRASWEEIRRDAEREADPLWKARPPGASAPGTEPPR from the coding sequence GTGAGCGACGGGGCGAAGACCGGACCGGTCGTGCTCACCGGGGCGCTCCTCGTCACGCAGGACGCCCGGCGCCGGGTCGTGCGCGGAGATCTTCGCATCGAAGGCGGCCGCTTCACCCATGTCGGCCCCGACGCCTTGCGGACGGGCGCCGAGGTCGTCGATGCGACGGCGTTCGCCGCGGTACCGGGGTTCGTCAACACGCACGGGCACGTCGCGATGTCGCTGTTGCGCGGGATCGCGGACGAGCGCGATCTCTCCGGGTTCCTAGAGACCCTGTTCGCGGTCGACGCGCGCCGGGTCGAGAAGGACGTCGAGGTCGGGGCTGCCGCGGGGATCGCCGAGATGCTCCTCGGCGGGACGACCTCCTTCCTCGATCTGTACTATCACGAGGACGCGGTCGCGCGCGCCGTCGATCGCCTCGGCATCCGCGGGTTCCTGGGCTGGGCGGTCCTCGACCCGGAACTGACCACCCAGAAAGGCCGACCGCTCGACAACGCCCGAGCGTTCATCGGCCGATGGAAGGATCATCCCCGGGTCACGCCGCTCGCCGCACCGCAGGGGGTGTACGTCTGCTCGAAGGAGACGTGGCTCGGCGCCCGCGCGCTCGCGGAGGAGACGCGGACGCTCTGTCACTTCCACCTCTCCGAAACGCGCCGCGAGGTCCACGAGCACGAGGCGAAGACGGGCAAACGGCCCGTGATGTGGCTCGACGAGATCGGGTTCCTCGGCCCGCGCATGATCGGGGCTCACGGGGTCTGGCTGACCCGGCGGGAGATCGAGATCCTGGGGACGCGCGGCGTGGGCGTGGCCCACTGCCCGAGCTCGAACCTGAAGCTCGCGGTGGGTGGGGTCTGCCCCGTCGTCGAGCTCCAAGGCGCCGGGGTTCGGGTCGGGATCGGCACCGATTCGGTCGCCAGCAACAACTCCCTCTCGATGCTGCGCGAGATGCACGTCGCGGGCCTCCTCCAGAAGCATCACCGATGGGACCCGGGCGCGCTACCCGCCCAGACCCTTCTGGACATGGCAACGATCGAAGGGGCCCACCTTCTCGGGCGGAGCCAGGACCTCGGCTCGCTCGAGGTCGGCAAGCGGGCCGACTTCTCGCTCTTCCGCCTCGACCATCCGACGCTCGTTCCCGCTCGGCCGGAGGCGATCGTCTCGCACCTCGCCTACTCGGCAGAGGAAGGAGCGATCGATTCGGTCTACGTGGACGGCGAGTGTGTCGTCCGGGGCCGGACCCTCACCCGCGCCTCGTGGGAGGAGATCCGACGCGACGCCGAGCGCGAGGCCGATCCGCTCTGGAAGGCGCGACCCCCCGGAGCCTCCGCCCCGGGAACGGAGCCGCCCCGTTAG
- the gyrB gene encoding DNA topoisomerase (ATP-hydrolyzing) subunit B, with product MTGSSVASAMPPESVSTPAYDASSIQVLEGLSAVRRRPGMYVGSTDTRGLHHLINEVVANSIDEVLAGACTEIWVTLHKDGTCTVRDNGRGIPVEIHPKYKRPALEIVMTVLHAGSKFDRAAYKVSGGLHGVGLHVVNALSEWFEVRVRRDGKEYFQRYERGAPVAPLEVIGKADGTGTEQRFKPDREIFETLIFDRDVVERRLKELSFLNPAVTIYFADERDATQVTFHHAGGLIEFVEDLNTSTNPLFKPPIYLHAKRDTTEIEVALQYNDGYNETTLAFVNDINTVDGGTHVIGLRAALTRTLNEHARARGFIKGDKESLSGEDVREGLACVLSIKVLEPQFEGQTKARLGNSEVKGQVESAVNDKLAEYLEEHPAVGQALISKAVQAAQAREAARKARELTRRKGLLEGGGLPGKLADCHSRDPTECELFLVEGDSAGGTAKQGRDREFQAILPLRGKILNVEKARLDKMLQNDAIRSLITAIGIGIGDEEDLSKLRYHKIILMTDADVDGSHIRTLLLTLFYRKMPDLINEGHVYIAQAPLYRLQKGSKVAWAYSDEERDREAKSMGGPKGVTIQRYKGLGEMNADQLRETTMQRGARSLLRVTIEDAQKANDLCKILMGEEVEPRRLYIQEHAVEVTNLDI from the coding sequence ATGACGGGTAGTTCCGTCGCTTCCGCCATGCCTCCGGAGTCGGTTTCCACCCCTGCATACGATGCGAGTTCCATCCAGGTTCTGGAGGGACTTTCCGCGGTCCGTCGGCGCCCGGGCATGTACGTCGGCTCGACCGACACCCGCGGGCTGCACCACCTGATCAACGAGGTCGTGGCCAACTCGATCGACGAGGTACTTGCCGGTGCCTGTACCGAGATCTGGGTAACGCTGCACAAGGACGGGACGTGCACCGTCCGTGACAACGGACGCGGGATACCGGTCGAGATCCATCCCAAGTACAAGCGCCCCGCGCTTGAGATCGTGATGACGGTCCTGCACGCCGGCTCGAAGTTCGATCGAGCCGCCTACAAGGTCTCCGGGGGCCTGCACGGAGTCGGCCTACACGTCGTCAACGCACTGAGCGAATGGTTCGAGGTCCGGGTCCGACGGGACGGGAAGGAGTACTTCCAACGGTACGAGCGCGGCGCCCCGGTCGCTCCCCTCGAGGTCATCGGGAAGGCCGACGGAACCGGCACCGAGCAGCGGTTCAAGCCGGATCGGGAGATTTTCGAGACGCTCATCTTCGACCGCGATGTTGTCGAGCGGCGACTCAAGGAGCTGTCGTTCCTGAACCCGGCCGTCACGATCTATTTCGCCGACGAGCGGGACGCGACCCAGGTCACGTTCCATCACGCGGGAGGATTGATCGAGTTCGTCGAGGACCTCAACACCTCGACCAATCCGTTGTTCAAACCCCCCATCTACCTGCACGCGAAGCGCGACACGACGGAGATCGAGGTCGCACTCCAGTACAACGACGGGTACAACGAGACGACGCTCGCCTTCGTCAACGACATCAACACGGTCGACGGCGGGACCCACGTCATCGGTCTCCGGGCCGCGCTCACGCGCACCCTCAACGAGCACGCCCGCGCCCGCGGGTTCATCAAGGGCGACAAGGAGAGTCTCTCGGGCGAGGACGTCCGGGAGGGGCTGGCCTGCGTCCTTTCGATCAAGGTGCTCGAACCCCAGTTCGAGGGCCAGACCAAGGCCCGGCTCGGGAATTCCGAGGTCAAGGGCCAGGTCGAGAGCGCGGTCAACGACAAGCTCGCCGAGTACCTCGAGGAGCACCCCGCGGTCGGACAAGCGCTGATCTCCAAAGCCGTGCAGGCCGCCCAGGCACGCGAGGCGGCGCGCAAAGCGCGGGAATTGACGCGCCGCAAGGGACTCCTGGAGGGGGGGGGACTCCCGGGGAAGCTCGCCGACTGCCACTCGCGTGACCCGACCGAGTGCGAGCTGTTCCTGGTAGAGGGCGACAGCGCCGGGGGGACCGCAAAGCAGGGCCGGGACCGGGAGTTCCAGGCGATCCTCCCCCTGCGAGGCAAGATCCTGAACGTCGAGAAGGCGCGGCTCGATAAGATGCTCCAGAACGACGCGATCCGGTCCCTGATCACCGCCATCGGGATCGGCATCGGGGACGAAGAGGACCTCTCCAAGCTGCGGTACCACAAGATCATCCTGATGACGGATGCCGATGTGGACGGATCGCACATCCGCACGCTGCTCCTGACGCTGTTCTACCGCAAGATGCCCGACTTGATCAATGAAGGACACGTCTACATCGCCCAAGCGCCGCTCTACCGGCTCCAGAAGGGCTCGAAGGTCGCTTGGGCCTACTCCGACGAGGAGCGCGACCGCGAAGCGAAATCGATGGGAGGCCCGAAGGGCGTCACGATCCAGCGTTACAAAGGACTCGGCGAGATGAACGCGGACCAGCTGCGCGAGACGACGATGCAGCGCGGCGCGCGTTCGCTCCTGCGCGTCACGATCGAGGATGCCCAGAAAGCGAACGATCTATGCAAGATCCTGATGGGGGAAGAGGTCGAACCCCGACGCCTGTACATCCAGGAGCACGCGGTCGAGGTCACGAACCTCGACATCTAG
- the grpE gene encoding nucleotide exchange factor GrpE: MADVEEAPPPMTAPKAAAPEANDDWATRYKYLLADFENYRRRTERERETIARQTRASVLLDLIPLYEAVQGAGVALAVGHSADDVRRGLDLLDREWQRLILREGVEPVARIGAPFRADEAEAVAEAPPTGDQTEGTVVEIVQQGYRFPGGLLRPAKVVVARGPRQPEPDPAAAAPELPDSPERAP; the protein is encoded by the coding sequence ATGGCCGATGTTGAGGAGGCCCCTCCACCGATGACCGCCCCCAAGGCGGCTGCGCCGGAGGCGAACGACGATTGGGCCACCCGCTACAAGTACCTCCTCGCCGATTTCGAGAACTATCGACGGCGGACCGAGCGCGAGCGGGAGACGATTGCGCGGCAGACCCGCGCGTCGGTGCTGCTCGATCTCATCCCGCTGTACGAGGCCGTCCAGGGTGCGGGCGTCGCGCTCGCGGTAGGTCACTCGGCCGATGACGTTCGGCGCGGACTCGACCTGCTCGATCGGGAGTGGCAACGCCTGATCCTGCGAGAAGGCGTCGAACCGGTCGCCCGGATCGGTGCTCCGTTCCGCGCTGATGAGGCCGAGGCCGTGGCCGAAGCCCCTCCGACCGGAGACCAGACCGAAGGCACGGTCGTCGAGATCGTCCAGCAGGGGTACCGGTTTCCCGGGGGCCTGTTGCGACCTGCGAAGGTGGTCGTCGCCCGCGGCCCCCGCCAACCCGAGCCCGATCCGGCGGCCGCTGCACCCGAGTTGCCCGACTCCCCGGAGCGCGCCCCATGA
- a CDS encoding hydroxymethylglutaryl-CoA reductase, degradative yields MSERSSEISGLYRRTIEERRELVREWAGLTEAEVRSYEFPPGIDPATIDRMIENVIGVFPIPLGVATNFRVNGRDRLIPMAIEEPSVVAAASNAAKVTRATGGFSASATAPVMIGQVQILDVPDPAAARLRILDERDRLLEAANAKDPVLVKFGGGARDLEVRLLQTPRGSMLIVHLLVDARDAGGMNAVNTMCEALAPELARLAGGRSVLRIISNLAVHRLARARATFRVDLLATDRATGPEVVEAILDAYALAVADPYRCATHNKGIMNGISSVVIATGNDYRAIESGAHTYAAWSAEPGAVVRPLTTYEKDADGNLVGSIELPTALGLIGGATAVHPTAKANVKLLGVKTARELAEIVAAVGLAQNFAALRALATEGIQRGHMELHARNLATSAGARPDEVDRVVARLVQEHAIRFDRAKEVIEELRASGPR; encoded by the coding sequence ATGAGCGAGCGGTCCTCGGAGATCTCCGGTCTGTATCGACGCACGATCGAAGAGCGGCGAGAGCTCGTTCGCGAGTGGGCCGGGCTGACGGAGGCCGAGGTTCGCTCGTACGAGTTCCCGCCCGGGATCGATCCCGCAACGATCGACCGGATGATCGAGAACGTGATCGGGGTGTTCCCGATCCCCCTCGGGGTGGCCACGAACTTCCGCGTCAACGGTCGCGATCGCCTCATTCCGATGGCGATCGAAGAGCCGAGTGTGGTCGCAGCCGCATCGAACGCGGCGAAAGTCACGCGGGCCACGGGTGGTTTTTCGGCAAGCGCGACCGCTCCCGTGATGATCGGGCAGGTCCAGATCCTGGACGTCCCCGATCCGGCGGCGGCGCGGCTGCGGATCCTCGATGAGCGCGATCGCCTCCTCGAGGCTGCGAACGCGAAGGATCCCGTGCTCGTGAAGTTCGGCGGCGGCGCCCGCGACCTCGAGGTCCGCCTGCTGCAGACTCCCCGAGGATCGATGTTGATCGTTCACCTGTTGGTGGACGCGCGCGATGCCGGCGGGATGAACGCGGTCAACACCATGTGCGAAGCGCTTGCGCCCGAGCTCGCGCGTCTCGCCGGGGGCCGCAGCGTGCTCCGCATCATCTCCAACCTCGCCGTTCACCGGCTCGCCCGCGCCCGAGCGACCTTCCGGGTCGACCTGCTCGCCACCGACCGGGCGACCGGCCCGGAGGTCGTCGAGGCGATCCTGGACGCGTACGCGCTCGCCGTCGCGGACCCCTACCGCTGCGCGACGCACAACAAGGGGATCATGAACGGTATCTCGAGCGTGGTCATCGCGACCGGCAACGACTACCGCGCGATCGAGAGCGGCGCGCACACCTACGCGGCGTGGTCCGCCGAGCCAGGCGCTGTCGTCCGGCCCTTGACCACCTACGAGAAGGACGCCGACGGCAATCTGGTCGGATCCATCGAGCTCCCCACGGCCCTCGGGCTCATTGGCGGCGCGACGGCGGTCCATCCGACGGCGAAGGCGAACGTCAAGCTCCTCGGTGTGAAGACCGCTCGGGAGCTCGCCGAGATCGTCGCCGCGGTCGGCCTCGCGCAGAACTTCGCGGCGCTCCGCGCCCTCGCGACCGAGGGGATCCAGCGGGGTCACATGGAGCTCCATGCCCGCAATCTGGCGACCAGCGCCGGCGCGCGCCCCGATGAGGTCGACCGCGTCGTCGCGCGCTTGGTTCAGGAACACGCCATCCGCTTCGATCGGGCGAAAGAGGTCATCGAGGAGCTGCGAGCATCGGGTCCCCGATGA
- the pdxT gene encoding pyridoxal 5'-phosphate synthase glutaminase subunit PdxT, with amino-acid sequence MNVGVLALQGDVPEHFRALRRIVPERRIIWVRRPEDLVGLDALFLPGGESTTIADLLARTGLWGPMKERIEGGLAILATCAGLIVLARDLEPSPGGRDPLTFALLDIRVRRNDYGRQRESFEGSVRVEALEGPPFPGVFIRAPRILSVGPAARAIAWRAEEVVGVRQGSIWGFTFHPELTSDLRLHRAFLRSVSPGSP; translated from the coding sequence ATGAACGTCGGGGTCCTCGCCCTGCAAGGGGATGTCCCCGAACACTTTCGCGCCTTGCGACGGATCGTTCCGGAGCGGCGCATCATTTGGGTGCGACGCCCGGAGGACCTCGTTGGTCTCGACGCCCTCTTCCTTCCCGGAGGGGAGTCCACCACGATCGCCGACCTCCTCGCGAGGACGGGACTCTGGGGCCCGATGAAAGAACGCATCGAAGGCGGCCTGGCGATCCTCGCGACGTGCGCCGGTCTCATCGTGCTCGCGCGCGACTTGGAGCCGAGCCCCGGCGGCCGTGACCCGCTCACCTTCGCGTTGCTCGACATCCGCGTCCGACGCAACGACTACGGGCGGCAGCGCGAATCGTTCGAAGGTTCGGTGCGGGTGGAGGCCCTCGAGGGACCGCCGTTTCCGGGCGTGTTCATCCGGGCGCCGCGGATCCTATCGGTCGGGCCGGCGGCACGGGCGATCGCCTGGAGGGCCGAGGAGGTTGTCGGGGTGCGCCAGGGCTCGATCTGGGGGTTCACCTTCCACCCGGAGCTCACCAGCGACCTGCGTCTTCACCGCGCCTTCCTGAGGTCGGTCTCGCCGGGCTCTCCCTGA